One window of the Onychostoma macrolepis isolate SWU-2019 chromosome 21, ASM1243209v1, whole genome shotgun sequence genome contains the following:
- the haus1 gene encoding HAUS augmin-like complex subunit 1 isoform X1 produces MCEKSKIVSQWLRKVFGQQPVPEFEVNTRTVEILYELAESSEMRCREVELLIEDHKQKTEEYSSDGAHLQEVLLQAVGLQAGGLSKPTVDLLSVLEETAEVLKLRDTSLGSYMPAINKLTNDVLEAEKTDRRLQRELSAVRKKMTATVVLRKKLQDDLMKITHIQQVEEATAEERLLNMDFMKNKSRDLTCRNKIAQEKLDSRQMEDSLTHQAILQLSEKIAALKEETLPLKKKLEPYTDLSPSPALARVKIEEAKRELAALDAQLEQKVDFMNTLSR; encoded by the exons ATGTGCGAGAAAAGCAAAATC GTGAGCCAGTGGCTCAGGAAGGTGTTTGGGCAGCAGCCTGTGCCGGAGTTTGAAGTGAACACACGCACGGTGGAGATTCTGTACGAGCTGGCGGAGAGCAGTGAGATGAGATGCAGAGAGGTTGAGCTGCTCATCGAGGACCACAAGCAGAAAACAGAAGAGTACAGCAGCGACG GAGCTCATCTCCAAGAAGTGCTTCTCCAGGCAGTGGGACTTCAGGCTGGAGGACTTTCCAAACCCACAGTGGACCTGCTGTCGGTGCTGGAGGAAACCGCTGAAGTGCTCAAACTCAGAGACACATCACTTGGGAG CTATATGCCTGCAATCAATAAACTGACCAATGACGTGCTGGAGGCAGAGAAAACAGACCGGAGGTTGCAGCGGGAACTTTCTGCAGTTAGGAAGAAAATGACTGCAACGGTTGTTCTTCGGAAGAAACTTCAGGA TGATCTGATGAAGATTACACACATACAGCAGGTGGAAGAAGCTACAGCAGAGGAGAGGCTTCTGAACATGGACTTCATGAAGAATAAATCCAGAGATCTCACTTGCAGGAATAAGATTGCACAG GAAAAGCTGGATTCACGGCAGATGGAGGATTCTCTTACCCATCAGGCCATCCTGCAGTTATCAGAG AAAATCGCAGCTCTGAAAGAGGAAACACTACCTTTGAAGAAGAAACTAGAGCCGTATACCGACTTGAGCCCT AGTCCAGCACTTGCACGGGTGAAAATCGAGGAAGCTAAAAGAGAGCTG GCTGCCCTGGATGCCCAGCTGGAGCAGAAAGTGGACTTCATGAACACTTTATCtcgataa
- the haus1 gene encoding HAUS augmin-like complex subunit 1 isoform X2: MRCREVELLIEDHKQKTEEYSSDGAHLQEVLLQAVGLQAGGLSKPTVDLLSVLEETAEVLKLRDTSLGSYMPAINKLTNDVLEAEKTDRRLQRELSAVRKKMTATVVLRKKLQDDLMKITHIQQVEEATAEERLLNMDFMKNKSRDLTCRNKIAQEKLDSRQMEDSLTHQAILQLSEKIAALKEETLPLKKKLEPYTDLSPSPALARVKIEEAKRELAALDAQLEQKVDFMNTLSR; this comes from the exons ATGAGATGCAGAGAGGTTGAGCTGCTCATCGAGGACCACAAGCAGAAAACAGAAGAGTACAGCAGCGACG GAGCTCATCTCCAAGAAGTGCTTCTCCAGGCAGTGGGACTTCAGGCTGGAGGACTTTCCAAACCCACAGTGGACCTGCTGTCGGTGCTGGAGGAAACCGCTGAAGTGCTCAAACTCAGAGACACATCACTTGGGAG CTATATGCCTGCAATCAATAAACTGACCAATGACGTGCTGGAGGCAGAGAAAACAGACCGGAGGTTGCAGCGGGAACTTTCTGCAGTTAGGAAGAAAATGACTGCAACGGTTGTTCTTCGGAAGAAACTTCAGGA TGATCTGATGAAGATTACACACATACAGCAGGTGGAAGAAGCTACAGCAGAGGAGAGGCTTCTGAACATGGACTTCATGAAGAATAAATCCAGAGATCTCACTTGCAGGAATAAGATTGCACAG GAAAAGCTGGATTCACGGCAGATGGAGGATTCTCTTACCCATCAGGCCATCCTGCAGTTATCAGAG AAAATCGCAGCTCTGAAAGAGGAAACACTACCTTTGAAGAAGAAACTAGAGCCGTATACCGACTTGAGCCCT AGTCCAGCACTTGCACGGGTGAAAATCGAGGAAGCTAAAAGAGAGCTG GCTGCCCTGGATGCCCAGCTGGAGCAGAAAGTGGACTTCATGAACACTTTATCtcgataa